Proteins encoded together in one Epinephelus lanceolatus isolate andai-2023 chromosome 4, ASM4190304v1, whole genome shotgun sequence window:
- the LOC117259675 gene encoding histone H3.3A, whose protein sequence is MARTKQTARKSTGGKAPRKQLATKAARKSAPSTGGVKKPHRYRPGTVALREIRRYQKSTELLIRKLPFQRLVREIAQDFKTDLRFQSAAIGALQEASEAYLVGLFEDTNLCAIHAKRVTIMPKDIQLARRIRGERA, encoded by the exons ATGGCCCGTACCAAGCAGACTGCCCGTAAGTCCACTGGAGGCAAAGCCCCACGTAAACAGCTGGCCACAAAGGCTGCTCGCAAGAGCGCCCCTTCCACTGGTGGCGTCAAGAAGCCCCATCGTTACAG gcCCGGTACTGTGGCTCTGCGTGAGATCCGTCGTTACCAGAAGTCCACTGAGCTGCTGATCCGCAAGCTGCCCTTCCAGCGCCTGGTGAGAGAAATCGCCCAGGACTTCAAGACCGATCTGCGTTTCCAGAGTGCAGCCATCGGTGCTCTGCAG GAGGCCAGCGAGGCCTACCTGGTGGGTCTGTTTGAGGACACCAACCTGTGCGCCATCCACGCCAAGCGTGTCACTATCATGCCCAAAGACATCCAGCTGGCACGTCGTATCCGTGGGGAACGCgcttaa
- the nop53 gene encoding ribosome biogenesis protein NOP53 isoform X2 codes for MAAARRLKRVVASQPGFLNLKSSLDGAGLGSSRRKRVNKNKKKNWNKFSDINDVDEFLEDVRHQERTTGGLLSEKSDDSLFFLDVGQPKKPEPKEEPVKGKKRKGKASRPLRIDLILQHDSLVPPAKDVLAYQQPNAKKLRRIAQKAEQLAAKGVVPRRQKQLLNRRPVNRTAKKAVTEANNNPEREYYDIWGQESKETADPWYLQQTRKKLVKRPEKLNEKPSVLPAVEVIAPGGSYNPDFFSHQALLQEAHEVEVKKHKEEEKIERQLAVNKEHIATEETIFNEQVEGLVEEENEEEEAAAAPNDEEEGVPVGAISLAEKKTERQRKKEKAEKIKEQQRQAYRQQTDRRQQLFQLRSIKSSIKEQEQKTKDRQKQRKANQEAQKAQPRRLGKLKFQPQDMEVQLSDELAGSLRQLKPEGSVLKDRFKSLQKRNLIEPRERAKFKRKHKLKYVEKRAFREIT; via the exons ATGGCGGCGGCCAGGAGGTTGAAACGCGTGGTGGCTTCACAGCCCGGTTTTCTTAATTTAAAGTCCTCTTTAGACGGTGCAGGTTTGGGTAGCAGTCGGAGAAAACGTGTGAACAAGAATAAGAAAAAGAACTGGAACAAATTCAGCGACATTAACGATGTAGACGAGTTTTTAGAAGACGTCAGACACCAGGAGAGGACCACAGG AGGTCTGCTGTCTGAGAAGTCAGATGACAGTTTGTTCTTTTTGGATGTTGGACAACCAAAGAAACCTGAACCGAAGG AGGAACCTGTCAAGGGGAAGAAGAGGAAAGGGAAAGCGTCACGTCCTCTGAGGATAGACCTGATCCTGCAGCATGACTCCCTCGTTCCACCAGCAAAAGA CGTGCTGGCCTACCAGCAACCTAATGCCAAGAAACTTCGTCGCATTGCCCAGAAGGCCGAGCAGCTGGCAGCCAAAGGCGTGGTGCCACGGAGGCAGAAACAGCTGCTCAACAGACGGCCGGTCAACAGGACGGCCAAGAAGGCCGTGACAGAGGCCAACAACAACCCAGAAAGAGAATACTATGACATATGGGGGCAAGAGT CCAAAGAAACAGCCGACCCCTGGTACCTTCAGCAGACGCGCAAGAAGCTTGTCAAG CGTCCAGAGAAGTTGAATGAGAAGCCGTCTGTGCTTCCCGCTGTGGAGGTGATCGCTCCTGGAGGATCCTACAACCCAGACTTCTTCTCCCACCAG GCCTTGCTGCAGGAGGCTCATGAGGTGGAAgtcaagaaacacaaagaggaggaaaagatcgAGAGACAGCTGGCCGTCAACAAAGAACACATAGCAACAGAG GAGACAATCTTCAACGAGCAGGTTGAAGGCTTGGTGGAAGAAgagaatgaagaagaagaagcagcagctgctcctaatgatgaagaggagggtgTGCCAGTGGGAGCCATCTCACTGGCAGAGAAGAagactgagagacagaggaagaaagagaaggcGGAGAAAATTAAG GAGCAACAGCGACAggcgtacagacagcagactgACCGGCGGCAGCAGCTTTTCCAGCTGCGCTCCATAAAGTCCTCCATCAAAGAGCAGGAACAGAAAACTAAGGACAGACAGAAGCAGCGCAAGGCCAATCAGGAGGCCCAGAAAGCTCAACCCAGACGCCTCGGCAAACTCAA GTTCCAGCCTCAGGACATGGAGGTTCAGTTGAGTGACGAGCTGGCCGGCTCCCTGCGACAGCTCAAG CCAGAGGGCAGCGTCCTCAAGGACCGCTTCAAGAGTCTGCAGAAGAGGAACCTGATTGAACCAAGAGAAAGAGCCAA GTTCAAGAGGAAGCACAAGCTGAAGTATGTGGAGAAGAGGGCTTTTAGAGAGATCACTTAG
- the nop53 gene encoding ribosome biogenesis protein NOP53 isoform X1 yields the protein MAAARRLKRVVASQPGFLNLKSSLDGAGLGSSRRKRVNKNKKKNWNKFSDINDVDEFLEDVRHQERTTGGLLSEKSDDSLFFLDVGQPKKPEPKAEEPVKGKKRKGKASRPLRIDLILQHDSLVPPAKDVLAYQQPNAKKLRRIAQKAEQLAAKGVVPRRQKQLLNRRPVNRTAKKAVTEANNNPEREYYDIWGQESKETADPWYLQQTRKKLVKRPEKLNEKPSVLPAVEVIAPGGSYNPDFFSHQALLQEAHEVEVKKHKEEEKIERQLAVNKEHIATEETIFNEQVEGLVEEENEEEEAAAAPNDEEEGVPVGAISLAEKKTERQRKKEKAEKIKEQQRQAYRQQTDRRQQLFQLRSIKSSIKEQEQKTKDRQKQRKANQEAQKAQPRRLGKLKFQPQDMEVQLSDELAGSLRQLKPEGSVLKDRFKSLQKRNLIEPRERAKFKRKHKLKYVEKRAFREIT from the exons ATGGCGGCGGCCAGGAGGTTGAAACGCGTGGTGGCTTCACAGCCCGGTTTTCTTAATTTAAAGTCCTCTTTAGACGGTGCAGGTTTGGGTAGCAGTCGGAGAAAACGTGTGAACAAGAATAAGAAAAAGAACTGGAACAAATTCAGCGACATTAACGATGTAGACGAGTTTTTAGAAGACGTCAGACACCAGGAGAGGACCACAGG AGGTCTGCTGTCTGAGAAGTCAGATGACAGTTTGTTCTTTTTGGATGTTGGACAACCAAAGAAACCTGAACCGAAGG CAGAGGAACCTGTCAAGGGGAAGAAGAGGAAAGGGAAAGCGTCACGTCCTCTGAGGATAGACCTGATCCTGCAGCATGACTCCCTCGTTCCACCAGCAAAAGA CGTGCTGGCCTACCAGCAACCTAATGCCAAGAAACTTCGTCGCATTGCCCAGAAGGCCGAGCAGCTGGCAGCCAAAGGCGTGGTGCCACGGAGGCAGAAACAGCTGCTCAACAGACGGCCGGTCAACAGGACGGCCAAGAAGGCCGTGACAGAGGCCAACAACAACCCAGAAAGAGAATACTATGACATATGGGGGCAAGAGT CCAAAGAAACAGCCGACCCCTGGTACCTTCAGCAGACGCGCAAGAAGCTTGTCAAG CGTCCAGAGAAGTTGAATGAGAAGCCGTCTGTGCTTCCCGCTGTGGAGGTGATCGCTCCTGGAGGATCCTACAACCCAGACTTCTTCTCCCACCAG GCCTTGCTGCAGGAGGCTCATGAGGTGGAAgtcaagaaacacaaagaggaggaaaagatcgAGAGACAGCTGGCCGTCAACAAAGAACACATAGCAACAGAG GAGACAATCTTCAACGAGCAGGTTGAAGGCTTGGTGGAAGAAgagaatgaagaagaagaagcagcagctgctcctaatgatgaagaggagggtgTGCCAGTGGGAGCCATCTCACTGGCAGAGAAGAagactgagagacagaggaagaaagagaaggcGGAGAAAATTAAG GAGCAACAGCGACAggcgtacagacagcagactgACCGGCGGCAGCAGCTTTTCCAGCTGCGCTCCATAAAGTCCTCCATCAAAGAGCAGGAACAGAAAACTAAGGACAGACAGAAGCAGCGCAAGGCCAATCAGGAGGCCCAGAAAGCTCAACCCAGACGCCTCGGCAAACTCAA GTTCCAGCCTCAGGACATGGAGGTTCAGTTGAGTGACGAGCTGGCCGGCTCCCTGCGACAGCTCAAG CCAGAGGGCAGCGTCCTCAAGGACCGCTTCAAGAGTCTGCAGAAGAGGAACCTGATTGAACCAAGAGAAAGAGCCAA GTTCAAGAGGAAGCACAAGCTGAAGTATGTGGAGAAGAGGGCTTTTAGAGAGATCACTTAG